From the genome of Biomphalaria glabrata chromosome 1, xgBioGlab47.1, whole genome shotgun sequence, one region includes:
- the LOC129926054 gene encoding uncharacterized protein LOC129926054 produces MLFDSPASQPLPNITALTQHHSPYPRSQPLPKITALTQDHSPYPTSQPLPNITALTQRHSPYPTSQPLPNITTLTQHHNPYPTSQPLPNITTLTQHHSPYPTSQPLPNITALTQHHNPYPTSQPLPNITTLTQHHNPYPTSQPLPNITTLCIKTNPTSRLVYLCNTPHYVKMGEN; encoded by the exons ATGTTATTTGACAGT CCAGCATCACAGCCCTTACCCAACATCACAGCCCTTACCCAACATCACAGCCCTTACCCAAGATCACAGCCCTTACCCAAGATCACAGCCCTTACCCAAGATCACAGCCCTTACCCAACATCACAGCCCTTACCCAACATCACAGCCCTTACCCAACGTCACAGCCCTTACCCAACATCACAACCTTTACCCAACATCACAACCCTTACCCAACATCACAACCCTTACCCAACATCACAACCCTTACCCAACATCACAACCCTTACCCAACATCACAGCCCTTACCCAACATCACAACCTTTACCCAACATCACAGCCCTTACCCAACATCACAACCCTTACCCAACATCACAACCCTTACCCAACATCACAACCCTTACCCAACATCACAACCCTTACCCAACATCACAGCCCTTACCCAACATCACAACCCTTTGTATTAAAACAAATCCAACTTCTAGACTTGTTTATTTATGTAACACACCACACTATGTGAAGATGGGTGAAAACTGA